Sequence from the Maribacter aquivivus genome:
ATCTCGCTGCTATTTGGGAGATGAATTTATTCAAAGCACTAGAACCAAAAACAACAGAACTATTTGCAGCAGTCTTAATAGCCGCTTGTAAACTAGCCGAAGTAAGATTCTTTAAAGTTGATGACAAAGCAGCGCGTGCTACATAATAGCTTGTATCCAAACCATCATCATCTTTTGATTTGCCTCCTATCGCAAATACTTCCATACATTGCATTTGCCCTTCAAGGGAATAAATATCCTCTCCCTGGCTTCTAGCTATATCCATAATACTACGTAAAATATACTTCGTGGTAATGGTCATTTCAGAAGCGAAAATGGCTGTTCCAATGCCCGTAGTGGAACCAAAAAAACCACCAACTGTTCCTGAGCCAATTACTATAGCTTTATACGTAATACTAGAAGGTTCTTTTAACTGTTTGTTTTTTGAAATGGTAAGTAGATTAGCCTTTAATAAGCCCAATAATATTTTTTCTGTAGATTTTTGAAGGATATTTAACGCTTTTTCAGGAATAAATCTAGCTCCTGTTTCTAAAGAGTTTCCAACAATATTAACTCCTTTTATTGCCCAACCTATATTCTCCATTGAAGCTTTACACTTTTTAATGGTTTCAAGATCTTCACTAGAAATGGTATTTTTAACCAGCATATTATTTATCGTTTATTTGAACTTAGGGTATTAACAAGTCAATAGCTCTTACCTCTCCTTCAGGCACGCAAACAGGTCCATTTTCACCTGGTAATTCTATATACCCTTCTTCACAAGGTAGCGAGTCAGTTTCGCAACCTAAGAATACCACTCCAAAAATAACTATCAATAAAATTCTTTTTAATATCATCTTTTATTTGCAGTTTGATAACGCTTAAGCTAAAGCTTTTTGTTTCGCTTCTTTTTTTTTTCAAAGCTAAATCTATAAGATTTAGCGACTTTATAAATATACACAGACCTTTCGGTTTTGCCTTAAAGTTCGCATTACGCTTAGGATTTGTTGTCATCAGTTTTTATTCGGATGAATTGGTCAATCCATTCAGAAAAAGACTCAGCAACTTTAGTAACAGTATCAAAGTCATGGTCAAAAAAGTAAACAGGAACACTTTCCTTTTTTTCTTTTAGGTCCAGCGTTAAGAATCCATAAATACTACCCATACAGTCGGAACCAAATGGAATTATGCCCGTTAAGATTTTAGAAGTCCATTCACTTTTTTTGTCCAGAATTATATTTTCAATACTCCAAAAATTTTGAACATCATTTAAGTCTATTTCATTGTCTACTATAATATTAAGAATATCTGGCGTCCATGGAGTACCGTAGTCCACTAAGAATATTTTAAAATCGTTAGGTAAGTAGATGTTAAATTCACTTTCTAGTTTTGCAACGTCAGATGAAGACACTTTTTTTAAATCATCGTTGGAATCATAATTATCTAAAAAGTCTCTAAATATTTGCATTTTTCAAAATTGATGAGAACGCCTGAGCTATGAAAAGTAAGGGAGTAAACTAGCGTTTACTTTCCGCCATGCACATAGCAAAATCTTTTTGTTTTGTTTTTTCTTTTATTGTTTAAAGCAAAATCCCAAAGATTTTGCGGACATCATAAAAATACACAAACCTTTCGATTAAGCCCGAAGCCCTTATTTTTTATAGCATCGATGAAAAAGCAGCAAGTCGAGTATCTTTAAAGTTCTCTAAAACAATAAGATATGAACACTCAACAAACTGCTTGCCCGAAGTTATACATTGGTATCGATATTCACAAACGAAGTTGGAAAGTACATTGTGCAACAGATCTGTTCGCCGGTAAGTCTTTCAGTATGTCGCCCGACCCAAAGCAATTACATAGTTATGTTTCAAAACATTTCAAGGAGTATGAAGTTACCGTAGCTTATGAAGCTGGTTGTTGCGGTTACCACGCTCATCGTTGTTTTGAGAGTTACGGCTGGCGAAGTCTGGTAGTCAATCCAGCAGACATTCATAGAAAGGGCAAAGAGAAACATACCAAGACCGATAAGATAGATGCGCAGTTGATAGCGAGAGAGTTGAAGGATAACCGATTGCAGAGTATCATAGTGCCGGACAGGAAACGTGAAGAACTTCGTAGTCTGTTCAGACGCAGAAATGACCTTGTAAAGGATTTCAGAAGGATCAAGAGCTATATAAAGATGCAATTGTTGTATTTCGGAATCAGGGAACCTGAAGAGTTCGACAATGACCATTGGAGCCATAAGTACAGAAATTGGTTAGATGATATCATGTTCGAGTACCCAACGGCGAAGGCCACATTAGAGAGTAGAATGCGTTTCTTCCGTTTTGTGGACCAAGAGCTTCGCGATGTGTCCACACAACTAAGAAGGTACTGTAAAGTGAATTATAAGAAGGATTATCTATTACTGAGAAGTATACCTGGTATCGGAGGTATCGTGGCCTGTGGCATATTATGTGAACTAGGGGATTTAAGACGTTTCAACAACATTAAACATTTGGCAGGTTACGTAGGTCTGGCACCAAGTATGTATCAAAGCGGAAACAGTCAAAGGACAATGGGAATGACCCCACGTGCAAACCGCTTATTGAGAAGTTATTTTGTAGAGGCATCTTGGCAAGCGATACGTGCAGACCCCGTAATGCAGGCCTACTATCGTAAACATCAAGGCAAGAACGTAAAAAGTATCATTGTCAAAGTAGCTAGAAAGCTACTGAGTAGAACCTTGGCGGTAATTAAAACAGAAGTTCCATATACCATTGGGGTCATTGAATAATAAGTAGAAAAACTAATAAAATAAAAATCATAACAAAGCTCTAATATAGTAGTGAGAACCGTATCACAAAACAAAACCCGTGACCTGTACTATTTAGGATCACATTTTTAGCAAGTGACCGGTTTTATTATAATTTATAATCATACAGATGCCGGTGACGTTTCAAGTTTCGAACCGATCACACATAGGAGTACGAGCAAGTTATATTAAAAGAAAAAAAGGTGGTTTAAGGCAAAAAAGAAAATATTAATTAACTTTAAGAAACTGGACTAAGGCTTTTCATAGGAGGTTTTGTTGTGTGTAGTTTTATTGCATAATGTTTAGCCGTTACTGCGTGTGTTTTTTAACCTCTTCGTCTTGTCCTTTTATCCGTAAAAATTGTTTTTTCAAATATTTCATATATAATTTCAGTTGTTCCATAACCACTATAATCTAATTCTAAATTCTCATTCTCATAGAAATATTTCATATGCAATGTTGGGGACCCTTTGTGAAAATCTAAAAATAAGTACGATGTAAAATCATAAATTCCTAAATCCGCAAATTCATTTACAATACTTAAATTATGAAGTGTACATTCTCCTTTATTATTTTCATAACCTGACATCTCAAATCTTCGATGTTCTTTATTCATTTTTTCATTATTAGTATGCCTTAATTGACTAATAAGTTTTTCATTAAAAGAAAGTCTACTTCTGATAAAATTGAAAACATCTTTTTTTGATTTTTTCTTTAACATTTCAGCAGTTTCCGATTTGCTTTTAGTTGTTTCGTAAATAACGATTGCTAATTTCAACCATCGTGGTAAATCCTTATTGGGTTGAGTAGATGACTTTATACTATCAGAAGTATTTCCAGTAATGTCTGCAATATCAGAATTAGTATAACCTAATCCTTCTTTCATTTCTTTAAATCTTTGGTGCCAATTCATATTATGAAAATTAATGTAAGCAACAAAGGTAACAATATAATTACAAATAAATAATTTAAAGTAGTTATATGTTTACTTTTATATTTTTTATATATTACACACAACTATTGTATATGTGCACAATTGCACATATTCCCAAATATTGAGGGTTATATGTAATTGTTAATTTGTTAGTCACTAATATACTATTTAAGAATAAACCTACAATTTACATCTTACATTCTATTATGGAAAACCATAATCGCTATAAATTATGTGGAACTAATTTGTAATTAATAGCTCTCAAAAGAGATTTCCCTTAAAATAACAAACCAACCAACCAGTCTGTTTTGTACTGCTAAAATGAGTGGAGAGTTCTGGGAAGTAACGACAGCAATCGCAATTGTATCGACAAAATGCAAAGATTACGAAGGTAGAATGATGTTTTAGGTACTAAACAAACCAAGTGGTTTGTTTTTTGGTTGGGAAAAGTAGCTGTTTTAGAACAAATTTTACTGTTTAAACGGACTCTCATGGTTCAATAACCACTGTTTGCTGTGCTGTTTTATAACCCTTAATGCCAAGTACTAGATGACTTCATAGTTTTAAAAAGGAACAAACATGTACTAGTCTTCAGTGAGAGTTTTAAAGCCTTCCATCACATAGATTAACTTACGTTTATCTTCGTATCCCGGATATTCTTCATCCGTGAACATTGAGGGTAAAAAGCTCTTATATTCTGTATAATTTTCGCCTTGGTATAAACCGAAAGTATAGGTTTGTCCACTACTTATGGCTTTTTTCCATGAGTTCGCTTTTTCTCCTAAGGTCGCTAATTGACTTTGATCTATATTGAATTTTCCTTCACTAACACAGAGATTCAAAAATGCCCAATACTCTGAACTCTTTTTTTTCTGAACACGTATCCTCTTTATTTTAGGGGAAGCCATTGGTTGGGCGGACTCATTAATTCTGTAGCGCCTTACCTTACCGTTATTGAAGTAAACGATATAATCTGATTCTGGTTCTATATGTGGCAGTATGGAGTAGGCGAGGCGAACCACCAATGCGTCTGCATCTTTCAAGCCAAATAACTCAACATACCTGTGTACTTCTTCTGCATTAGATTTAAAGTCAATTTTTGGTATTTCAGGTGCTTGCGAAAATGCTAGAATGGGCAAAAGAATAAAAAGATAGCATTGAAGTTTTCTCATTGTAAAGTTATAAAACTTGGTTATGAACTCATTGTGTTTATTGATTTTGTCTCAAAGAATCTGTTTTTTGAATCTATGAGCCTAGAATAATATTGTCTCAGTTTAAAGAAGAATTTGTTTGTTTTTTACCTCAGTTCTTTGTTGTGTGGAGTGCTTTATTTACATATCTTCTTACAATATTCAACTTGCCCAATATATTTAGTTTCAATATGTTTTACTATTGTTTCACATATTTCAGTGTAATCTTCATCAGTAATTGGTGCTTGTTCGGTTCTCCAACCTCCGTGAGATAGGTCATTGATTAGTGTGTATGATTTAGTGTCGTCTTTAATATTTTCTTTTATATATTCGGCAATACTTTCTCCTGTGATATCAATCTTTTCAAACTTTGTTAGTGTTTCAATTATATGTCTAATTGAGTTTGCAGTCGTATGTGTAGGAATTCCATTTTTTCTGCAAATTTCATAAATATCCATTAAATGATTTATGTAAGGAACAGTTAAGTTATTGTTGAAATCTATGAGTTCTCCTTTTTTCAGAAGTAATTTTTTATCAATAATATTATTTGATGCTAAAACTCGCATAAAATCATTATTGTGTGTCAAGATTAGGAATCTTTCACGTTTCAGCTTATCTATAATTTTTGAAATATCTCTTATAACTCCGCACAAAGTATAAACGTGTGAAAAGTCCATACTTGAAATTGGGTCGTCAATTACAAAGAAAAGTTTTTGATAATCGTCCTCACTTTCAACTTTTAAGTGAGTATCTCCAATAAAGTAAGCGAATGCAACAATATTTTTTTCTCCTTCGCTTAAGATGTTTTTTGCTTGGTCTTTTTCAAGAGTATTTTTGTCGAATATTAATCTGAAATTTTCTTTATCCAAGGAATACTTTCCAGCAAAAAAGTAATTGAGAACTGTTTTTATTGTAGAAGCTACTTTTTCTTTTTTGCTTACTTTTTGTTGTTCTCTCTTTTTCTTTATTTCATCACTCAAAGATTTCCATTCAGTTCTCAATTTTATTACACTTTCAATATTGTTCTTGTGTTCGTCAATCAAATTATTATAAGCACACTTAATAATCTCTTTTCGTGTTGATTTGTTCTCTTCTCCAATCTTATCTTTTTTCTTATTGATAGCTTCAATTTCTTCATTGTTAGAAGATAAAACTCCATTAAAGATCGTTTCTGATTTTTCTAAATTCTGAAGTTGTTCATCAGTTAAATTAATTGATTTATTTATGTTTTTAATTTTTTCTTGAACGTTTTCTATTATAAGTTCAATTTGTTTTTTTAAAATCTCAATATCTAAACTATTCAATTCTACATCTTCACTTGATGGAATGTATTTGGTCTTATATTTATTAAATTCATTTATTCTTTTCGTATTCTGAATTTCAATATTTGTAAGTGTAGTTATATATTCTTCAAGAGTATTTTCGTATTCTTTAAATAGCTTTATTGTATTTGCTTCAACATCATTTAAGTAAGTTGTGTAATTATCTATTAAATTTAAAGCATCTTTTTCCAAAGTTTGTTCGCAAAAAGGACAATCTTTTTTTTCAGAATCGAGTAAACTAATACCTGTTTCAATAAAAACTTGTTTGTCTTTTATTTTGTCTTTAAATTCTTTTGCCAACTCACTTAAACTATATTCTTTAAAACAATTCTCTTTAATTATATTTAGTAAGTTTAAATCTAATTTTAGTTCTTCAATTTGTTTTATATCGTCTAAATTTTCAGGAACAGATTTAATTTTGTTGTAATCTTCAATTAGTTCATCAAATGTTTTTGAGATTGGATATTTGTCTTTTTGTATTCCGTTAAAGATATTTTGAAATTCAAGTATTTTATAATCTCCTAATCTTTTAATATTTTGAATATTACTTACGTTTTCCTCAACATATTTTTCTAACTCAATTTTTATTTGTTCATTTAATTCAGAACCTTCTTTTTCTATTTTGGATAATTTTTCTTCATCTTCTTTTAGGTCAATATTTATTTTCCCAAGTATAAAACCTTCAATTTCACTATCTTTTTCATAACTCAATGCACTTATGTTCTCTTCAACATAATCTTGATTAAATGTATGATAAGTATATTTAGTTTTAGGAATATTTGGAATAACTCCTTTCTTTAATTCAATTTTAAAATCTTCTTGCGTTATCCCTTTTTTGTCAATTATCGAAAAAGAAAAATTACTACTTGATTTTCCAATTGTAATTAATTTGTCTGTAGGACTAATTTCTTTTTCAAGTTGTAGTTCATTCGTGTTTTCAGTAAGTCTAAAAAGTCGACTAATAAATGTCTTTCCACTTCCGTTATTAGCAAAAACACCTATTTTAAGCGAGTTAGAAGAAATTAATCTCGTCAAATTCTCAATTGGTGCAATATTCTGACATTGAATATTTGTATTTATTTTCTCATTTGCCATTCTTTTCTAACGGATTTTTTTTGCATTACACACAACGTATTGTGTATGGTGCGTATACCGAAGGGTATGCACTATGCACCATGTTAGCCAACGTTTATTATTTCTTCCATTAATTTAACCGTATCCATATGTATCATTGGATAGCATTTGGCTGAAATTATAGTAAGCTCTTTTTGAAGATCACCTTCATTACGGAATTTTTGTAACGCTATAAAGGCTTCTTTAAGTTTTACTTCTAGATCATGACCTTGAAAATCGAGATACCATTCTGGAATCATTGCCTTAACTCCACTATAGTATTCAACCTCACGCTTAGCGTCTTTCTGTTCTTGAGGTACATTAAACTTTTCATAATATGTTTCAAAAAACCAGTCTATAGATTTTTGTAATAAGTCTTGATCTGAACCTAAAGTGTATTCATTAAATGAAATGTCTAAACCTATAGAACCCCTAACATTCAGTGCATTCATTTCCATGAACAATATCATTAAATATGCGGGATCATAAACATAATTTTCAATATTATAGCGAGAGTTTTCACCATGAACCAAAATGAATTCAGTAGAATTATTTTTTAAGTCCCAGTCGATAACACCGTAACATGTTGCATTGTCGGATTGCCGAATTGCATCAACAATATCTTTCACCTGCTGACAATTCCCCTTTCCATATCCGTTTGATATAAAATACAATTTAAATGGATATGATTTCTCTAGGTTTAATCTATCGAAGATTGTCTGAAAATAATACCTATCAGTTGGACTTTCTACGAATATTTGCTTATGACTTTTGTAATCGATTGAAAGTGTAGGGATGAATCCCGTTAAAAGTTTAAGCGCATTGTCCTTGTCGATTTTAAACAATTTGGAATCAGGAGTATTTTGCAATTGGTAAATTGATTCTTCAGGGCAAAGCGCTATGGTAGATGGTGAATGTGTAGTGAAAATCACATTAATTCCTAAACCATTTACAAATGTTCCATTTAAAACATCTATTAATAATTTAGACATTTCCGGATGTAAGTTGGCATCAGGTTCATCAAGAACAATCATATCAGGGAATTCAAGATTTTCTTTGTAGAACTCACTTGTAAATAGCTTGATTATTAGTCCGATAATTACTTTTTCTCCTGAAGATAAATGTTGGAATTCAATGCTTTTATCAATAGATGACTTAACCAATTCAATTTTTACGTCTGTATCTATAGAAAATTCTTGACGATTTATTCCTCTAAATTGAAACTCAATTCCATGACGTGTTAAAATTGAATTCATTTTCTCCCAAGGTGCTGGGAATTTTTCAATGAAATCATCATCAGAATCTGAATTATTTTGATCTCCATATTGTTGTTTGTCAAAAAATTGTCTGTTATTTAAATCTCTGCGTTTAGCATAAGTGTAGAATATATATTCTAATTGAGAGCTAAATAGATGAGTGTTATCAAAGAAAAACTCTGGAATTGGAGCCAAATAAAAATCAGCTTCATTTAATTCCGAGATGTCTTTATTCTTGAATTCAGAGACAAATTTGGCAACCAATGTGGTTTTGTGTCTTGATAAATACTGTGGTCGAATAAACCTACTGGCAATTTGTTGAATATTTCGTTGGGAATTAAAAAATTGAGGTTCAAACTCTTTTAACGAATCAGTTAATAGTTTTTCTAATTCGTCTCTCGGCACATCTGTAATCGCCTGAAAAATATCGTTGTTAGGTAGTCTATCAAGCCTAACGTTTTTATCCATCATCAACTTAAAAAAAAGACGAGAGTTAATCCCTTGTGCTAAAAAGTCATCTACAAATGGTTTTAATTTATTTTTCCAACTTTGATTATTAAGAATAGTTAAGTTTCTATTTTCAATTCCTTCTACTTGAATTTTATTAATTCCATCTGGAAGAGTAAATGTTAATAATGGGTCAAGTTTATTCTCAGATTTTAGTTTAATTAGTTCGAGTAATTGGCTTTTTCCACTACCATTTTTACCAGTAATGACTGTGAATTTGTTCAAGTCATCACTCTCTAAATCTTTTAATGATTTATATTCTCCTTGAAGTGTGATTTTCATTGTTTATTATTATGTTGGCTAACGTACGTATAAACGTACCAGGGTACGTTTATTTCTTGTTTTAATGGTTAGCGTACCTAGCTAATATACCACTAAAGAATAAACCTACAATTATCATCTAACTTTCCATTACGGAAAACCATAATCATCATAAATTTCATTGAATTAATTACCCAGAAGTATAACCAATAAGAGAATTACCCTATAAATATCGAACCAACCAAGTAGTCGGTTTTTTACAGTTTAAATGTGTGGAGAGTTCAGGATAGTAACGACAGCAACCGCAATTGTATCGGTAAAATGCAAGGTGTATGATGTATAAAGGGGAATTTTGAAAGGAAACAAACCAAGTAGTTTGTTTTTTAGACGGGTAAAGTAGTTGTTTTAGAACAAACTTTGCTGTTTAAACGGACTCTCATGGTTCAATAACCACTGTTTTCTATGCAATCCGCCAGCGTAGCCTGTAAGTGAACCATCGGTACCAATAACTCTGTGGCAAGGCACCACGATCCACAATGGATTCCGAGCATTTGCAGATGCGGCAGCTCTGGTTGCATTGGGGTCACCCAATAATTTTGCAAGCTCTAAATAAGACTTCGATTTTCCGTAAGGTATGTTTTGCAACTCTACCCAAACCTTCTTTTGAAATGTTGTTCCCTCGGGGTTTAATTTTAAATCGAACTGTGTTCTTGCGCCTTCAAAATATTCGTTTAATTGATAAACGGCATCTTCTAAAGATTCTGGGATAACATCGGTAAGGGGTTCATCAGAATTTAAAACGGTTATAGCGGTAAGGCCGTCAGTGTCGCCCATAATTTTGGCAACGCCTAAGGGTGTATGTATGTAAGCAACATCGTCCATGTTGGTATTTGACTATTTATTCGTCTGGTGACGTTGGCTTTTCGATCACTCCCGTCGCCTGAGCGCGTTTTTCCCAATTTTTACGAGCAAGACTCTGCAAATCGGCAACATTGTCGCTCTCGTCCATTATTTCGAGCCCTAAAAGGGTTTCAATAACATCTTCCATAGTTACAATACCACTTACAGAACCATATTCATCAACAACCAACGCAATTGCTTCACGTTTTTCAATGAATATTTCAAATAAGGTGGGTATTGGCGTACTTCTACGCGTAACTAAAATTTCGCGTTTAATATCTTTCAGTGGAATGTCTCCGTTCTGATCGATCATTTCTTCAAGCACATTATCCTTTAAAACAAAACCGGTAATATTATCCATATTATCAGTATACACAGGAATTCTTGAAAAACGCAATTTTGGATTGTCTGCAAAGAACTCGGCTATTGTTTTTTTCTCAGAAGTAACTTTCATTACCGCTCTTGGCGTCATAATATCTTTTACCAAAACTTCATCGAACTTTAAAAGGTTCTTAATGATAGTAGATTCAGATTTTTCAAAAACCCCTTCTTCATGTGCCATATCTGTCATTGCATGAAAATCTTCGCGACTTAAAACGCTACCGTGGTGTTTGCCACCGCCTACCATTTTGGTAAAAAGGCGTAGCAACCATAACAGCCCCGTATATTTTAAGCCCAAAACCATAATATTCAAAGCTTTGGTAGAGAAATTAGCTAGTTGTTTCCAATATGTTGCACCAATTGTTTTAGGGATGATTTCAGATGCCACTAAAATAAGAATGGTCATAATAGTAGAAACCACACCTACCATTAAATCTTCCGTAAAGGTTATACCTAGTATAGATTTGGTTTCGCTACCATATAATTCGGCATAAGCAACTTTGGCTTGTACACCTACTAAAATTGCACCAACCGTGTGGGCAATTGTATTTATAGTTAAAATGGCAATTAAAGGTTGGTCAACATCTTTTTTAAGTGCTTCTAGTGTTTTTGCATACGCATGACCTTCTTTCATTTTTACATTTATGAAAGTTGGGGTAATGCTCAATAACACTGCTTCTAGTATAGAACACAGAAAAGAGAAGAAAATAGAAATAAACGCGTAAAAAAGTAGTAAGCCCATAGGGTTGTTTTATGAATCTAAGATATTAATAAAAATACTAAGGTTATTGCTGTTTTGAATTATCAAATGCTTGATAAAATAGTTGTTGAATGGATGAACGTATATTAAGATTGTAAATATTGCGATTTTCTCTCGTAGGATACACTCTATTTGAAAGAAAAATATAAACTAATTTGTTTTCTGGATCTGCCCAAACAAAAGTACCGGTAAAACCGCTATGCCCAAAACTGGTAGCGCTAACTTCTGGTGCAGGGTACGCATCAGCAATTTTAAAGGTATTATTTTCTAAATAAGGCTTGTCAAAACCTAAACCTCTTCTGTTATCGTTATTGGGATATTGAACTTTTGAAAATTCTTTAATGGTATTTTCAGCGATGTATTGCTTGCCGGCATAATGGCCGTTTTGCACAAACAGTTGCATAATAATTGCCAGATCATCTGCATTGCCAAACAACCCTGCGTTACCAGAAATTCCGCCTAATAAAGATGCGTTTTCATCATGTACCCAACCTTGGGTTAGCGTATGTCTGTAAATTGTATCTACTTCTGTGGGTACTATTTTATTCTTGAAATTTTTGTGGCTCGGTAGAAAACCAAAGGTTTTCATACCAAGTGGTTTGTAAAATTCTTGTTCCATATAATCTGCATACGGAACACCAGTAATTTGAGTAATGAGCTCAGGAAAAATAAGAAATGTGAGTCCGGAATATTTATATTTTTTCTCTGCAGAAACTTCAGAACGATTTATGATTCGGTACATTTTTCGGTTGAATCTATTTTTTACATAGATACCTTCAAAAGCTTCATTGCTAAATCTGTTATTAGATGTACTGCGGATGAACCTCTTTTTAAACCGACCGTTATTTT
This genomic interval carries:
- a CDS encoding EcsC family protein, whose product is MLVKNTISSEDLETIKKCKASMENIGWAIKGVNIVGNSLETGARFIPEKALNILQKSTEKILLGLLKANLLTISKNKQLKEPSSITYKAIVIGSGTVGGFFGSTTGIGTAIFASEMTITTKYILRSIMDIARSQGEDIYSLEGQMQCMEVFAIGGKSKDDDGLDTSYYVARAALSSTLKNLTSASLQAAIKTAANSSVVFGSSALNKFISQIAARFSVLISEKFMAQAVPIAGALGGGSMNFIFINHFQKMATSHFTLRRLERKYGEDAVRKAYSKI
- a CDS encoding methylated-DNA--[protein]-cysteine S-methyltransferase codes for the protein MDDVAYIHTPLGVAKIMGDTDGLTAITVLNSDEPLTDVIPESLEDAVYQLNEYFEGARTQFDLKLNPEGTTFQKKVWVELQNIPYGKSKSYLELAKLLGDPNATRAAASANARNPLWIVVPCHRVIGTDGSLTGYAGGLHRKQWLLNHESPFKQQSLF
- a CDS encoding IS110 family RNA-guided transposase; translated protein: MNTQQTACPKLYIGIDIHKRSWKVHCATDLFAGKSFSMSPDPKQLHSYVSKHFKEYEVTVAYEAGCCGYHAHRCFESYGWRSLVVNPADIHRKGKEKHTKTDKIDAQLIARELKDNRLQSIIVPDRKREELRSLFRRRNDLVKDFRRIKSYIKMQLLYFGIREPEEFDNDHWSHKYRNWLDDIMFEYPTAKATLESRMRFFRFVDQELRDVSTQLRRYCKVNYKKDYLLLRSIPGIGGIVACGILCELGDLRRFNNIKHLAGYVGLAPSMYQSGNSQRTMGMTPRANRLLRSYFVEASWQAIRADPVMQAYYRKHQGKNVKSIIVKVARKLLSRTLAVIKTEVPYTIGVIE
- a CDS encoding SMI1/KNR4 family protein gives rise to the protein MQIFRDFLDNYDSNDDLKKVSSSDVAKLESEFNIYLPNDFKIFLVDYGTPWTPDILNIIVDNEIDLNDVQNFWSIENIILDKKSEWTSKILTGIIPFGSDCMGSIYGFLTLDLKEKKESVPVYFFDHDFDTVTKVAESFSEWIDQFIRIKTDDNKS
- a CDS encoding AAA family ATPase: MKITLQGEYKSLKDLESDDLNKFTVITGKNGSGKSQLLELIKLKSENKLDPLLTFTLPDGINKIQVEGIENRNLTILNNQSWKNKLKPFVDDFLAQGINSRLFFKLMMDKNVRLDRLPNNDIFQAITDVPRDELEKLLTDSLKEFEPQFFNSQRNIQQIASRFIRPQYLSRHKTTLVAKFVSEFKNKDISELNEADFYLAPIPEFFFDNTHLFSSQLEYIFYTYAKRRDLNNRQFFDKQQYGDQNNSDSDDDFIEKFPAPWEKMNSILTRHGIEFQFRGINRQEFSIDTDVKIELVKSSIDKSIEFQHLSSGEKVIIGLIIKLFTSEFYKENLEFPDMIVLDEPDANLHPEMSKLLIDVLNGTFVNGLGINVIFTTHSPSTIALCPEESIYQLQNTPDSKLFKIDKDNALKLLTGFIPTLSIDYKSHKQIFVESPTDRYYFQTIFDRLNLEKSYPFKLYFISNGYGKGNCQQVKDIVDAIRQSDNATCYGVIDWDLKNNSTEFILVHGENSRYNIENYVYDPAYLMILFMEMNALNVRGSIGLDISFNEYTLGSDQDLLQKSIDWFFETYYEKFNVPQEQKDAKREVEYYSGVKAMIPEWYLDFQGHDLEVKLKEAFIALQKFRNEGDLQKELTIISAKCYPMIHMDTVKLMEEIINVG
- a CDS encoding CNNM domain-containing protein; translated protein: MGLLLFYAFISIFFSFLCSILEAVLLSITPTFINVKMKEGHAYAKTLEALKKDVDQPLIAILTINTIAHTVGAILVGVQAKVAYAELYGSETKSILGITFTEDLMVGVVSTIMTILILVASEIIPKTIGATYWKQLANFSTKALNIMVLGLKYTGLLWLLRLFTKMVGGGKHHGSVLSREDFHAMTDMAHEEGVFEKSESTIIKNLLKFDEVLVKDIMTPRAVMKVTSEKKTIAEFFADNPKLRFSRIPVYTDNMDNITGFVLKDNVLEEMIDQNGDIPLKDIKREILVTRRSTPIPTLFEIFIEKREAIALVVDEYGSVSGIVTMEDVIETLLGLEIMDESDNVADLQSLARKNWEKRAQATGVIEKPTSPDE
- a CDS encoding AAA family ATPase is translated as MANEKINTNIQCQNIAPIENLTRLISSNSLKIGVFANNGSGKTFISRLFRLTENTNELQLEKEISPTDKLITIGKSSSNFSFSIIDKKGITQEDFKIELKKGVIPNIPKTKYTYHTFNQDYVEENISALSYEKDSEIEGFILGKINIDLKEDEEKLSKIEKEGSELNEQIKIELEKYVEENVSNIQNIKRLGDYKILEFQNIFNGIQKDKYPISKTFDELIEDYNKIKSVPENLDDIKQIEELKLDLNLLNIIKENCFKEYSLSELAKEFKDKIKDKQVFIETGISLLDSEKKDCPFCEQTLEKDALNLIDNYTTYLNDVEANTIKLFKEYENTLEEYITTLTNIEIQNTKRINEFNKYKTKYIPSSEDVELNSLDIEILKKQIELIIENVQEKIKNINKSINLTDEQLQNLEKSETIFNGVLSSNNEEIEAINKKKDKIGEENKSTRKEIIKCAYNNLIDEHKNNIESVIKLRTEWKSLSDEIKKKREQQKVSKKEKVASTIKTVLNYFFAGKYSLDKENFRLIFDKNTLEKDQAKNILSEGEKNIVAFAYFIGDTHLKVESEDDYQKLFFVIDDPISSMDFSHVYTLCGVIRDISKIIDKLKRERFLILTHNNDFMRVLASNNIIDKKLLLKKGELIDFNNNLTVPYINHLMDIYEICRKNGIPTHTTANSIRHIIETLTKFEKIDITGESIAEYIKENIKDDTKSYTLINDLSHGGWRTEQAPITDEDYTEICETIVKHIETKYIGQVEYCKKICK
- a CDS encoding serine hydrolase domain-containing protein, with the translated sequence MNKLFFILFGLLSGILASQEPVTKTLLLPVGSSLQESSLAHYGLDSLYINHKVDSIVTTGIKNNAFPGAQVLIAKDGNIIFHEAYGFHTYDSIQPVALNDIYDLASVTKILGPLPAIMKLVDEGKLDLDVPFSTYWKPWRRQKGKAAITLREILAHQAGLEPYIVFLRETLKNNGRFKKRFIRSTSNNRFSNEAFEGIYVKNRFNRKMYRIINRSEVSAEKKYKYSGLTFLIFPELITQITGVPYADYMEQEFYKPLGMKTFGFLPSHKNFKNKIVPTEVDTIYRHTLTQGWVHDENASLLGGISGNAGLFGNADDLAIIMQLFVQNGHYAGKQYIAENTIKEFSKVQYPNNDNRRGLGFDKPYLENNTFKIADAYPAPEVSATSFGHSGFTGTFVWADPENKLVYIFLSNRVYPTRENRNIYNLNIRSSIQQLFYQAFDNSKQQ